In the Telopea speciosissima isolate NSW1024214 ecotype Mountain lineage chromosome 2, Tspe_v1, whole genome shotgun sequence genome, one interval contains:
- the LOC122653241 gene encoding 40S ribosomal protein S23 has protein sequence MGKTRGMGAGRKLKSHRRRQRWADKSYKKSHLGNEWKKPFAGSSHAKGIVLEKIGIEAKQPNSAIRKCARVQLIKNGKKIAAFVPNDGCLNYIEENDEVLIAGFGRKGHAVGDIPGVRFKVVKVSGVSLLALFKEKKEKPRS, from the exons ATGGG GAAGACACGTGGTATGGGAGCGGGACGGAAGTTGAAGTCCCACCGTAGAAGGCAAAGGTGGGCTGATAAATCGTACAAAAAATCTCACCTTGGTAATGAGTGGAAGAAGCCATTTGCTGGGTCTTCCCACGCCAAGGGTATTGTTCTTGAAAAGAT TGGTATTGAGGCCAAGCAACCTAACTCAGCCATCAGAAAATGTGCTCGAGTTCAGTTGATTAAAAATGGGAAGAAGATAGCAGCTTTTGTGCCTAATGATGGTTGCTTAAACTACATTGAAGAAAAT GATGAAGTGTTGATTGCAGGGTTTGGACGTAAAGGCCATGCCGTTGGAGATATTCCTGGAGTCAGGTTCAAGGTTGTGAAGGTGTCTGGTGTGTCTCTTCTGGCCCTCttcaaggagaagaaggagaagcccaGGTCTTAA
- the LOC122653238 gene encoding putative GPI-anchored protein pfl2 isoform X2: protein MDDSETERFQLFDVSFEDDCLIASPSGRTSNLRKNQKESDAADLIRQKERTPASSESFEPERTREVNKCNLRKSIAWDSAFFTSAGVLNPEELSIINRGFSKAEIPLLPGIQEDVRRSTESNSTFESDSLTLESIEIDLFEDLRSSIQKSSKCSNVTSSSCNSGPGEQGIQSLCSSKRVGLPSQNLMKPIAASKRQTVGIQSLGNTPKKASVCPHVVQPASKSRKPNSSSLKPPKILGMADPIAAAPTKRTFLSASRIKVEHNTTKAASGKGTPDVWSKKPKSGDSGSFTPRSSPSPKSSFSGSPSVSSVNRSGSTSSDSRGKSPANSWRNKTSSRNVNPAPFGSTRVESMRKSSTNKADSGNSHLSAHLMSMSKHYSSISPASSIDGWSSESSSSTSTINQRSNNSKTSKSPCSGFSVDNDAPQALDLQTHPHNWASSRHGSDGTELRSECEMKSPVDTNALSCVASTNVSRSIKPSGLRMPSPKIGFFDAEKTALHTPRGGLGGVRSGLPKDGPGISCLNGSAIKIKPGKVQPARTLARTGKVKSESEHTRVLCPTSSVKPNFADLHEQANASPKETGDAVKCGTGPNAKVSGGIDPSKNKIMAKSEGQVSLRVIKISPSKEVGTCYSSEKENSFGIEDQVGNLIRTVGVIDLSPDVLN, encoded by the exons ATGGATGATAGTGAGACGGAGAGGTTTCAACTCTTCGATGTTTCATTTGAGGATGATTGCCTGATAGCTTCTCCTTCGGGCAGAACATCGAATCTTCGAA AAAATCAAAAGGAGAGTG ATGCAGCAGATTTGATTAGGCAAAAGGAACGGACACCTGCGTCATCTGAATCCTTTGAACCTGAAAGAACAAGAGAAGTTAACAAGTGTAACTTGCGCAAAAGTATCGCCTGGGATAGTGCTTTCTTCACAAGTGCTG GTGTTCTTAATCCTGAAGAGTTGTCTATCATAAATAGAGGATTCAGTAAAGCTGAAATACCTCTATTACCTGGGATTCAAGAAGATGTACGGAGATCTACTGAGTCCAACTCTACATTTGAGAGTGATTctttgacattggaaagcaTTGAGATTGATTTGTTTGAAGATCTAAGATCTTCAATTCAAAAATCCAGTAAATGTTCCAATGTGACATCTTCTAGTTGCAACTCAGGACCAGGAGAACAAGGAATCCAAAGTCTTTGCT CTTCAAAGAGGGTTGGGCTTCCTTCTCAAAATTTG ATGAAGCCCATAGCTGCTTCCAAGAGGCAAACCGTTGGCATTCAAAGCTTGGGAAATACCCCAAAGAAGGCTTCTGTATGTCCACATGTTGTGCAG CCTGCTTCTAAAAGTAGAAAGCCAAATTCATCATCTCTCAAGCCACCCAAGATACTAGGCATGGCTGACCCCATCGCAGCAGCTCCAACAAAAAGGACTTTTTTGAGTGCTAGCCGTATCAAAGTAGAACATAACACCACAAAAGCTGCTTCTG GTAAGGGGACCCCTGATGTGTGGTCCAAGAAACCTAAATCGGGTGATTCTGGCAGTTTTACCCCTAGGTCTTCACCATCCCCAAAGTCTTCCTTTTCAGGTTCTCCTTCTGTTTCCTCAGTTAATAGATCTGGAAGCACTTCATCTGATTCTAGGGGTAAATCTCCTGCAAACTCCTGGAGGAACAAAACCAGTTCTAGAAATGTTAATCCGGCTCCCTTTGGTTCAACCCGCGTGGAATCCAtgagaaaatcatcaacaaataaagCTGATTCTGGCAACTCTCATCTCTCTGCACACCTAATGTCTATGTCCAAGCATTATTCAAGCATATCACCAGCTAGTTCTATTGATGGTTGGTCTTCAGAATCATCTTCATCAACTTCTACTATCAACCAGAGGTCTAATAATTCAAAAACTAGTAAGTCGCCTTGCAGTGGGTTCTCTGTAGATAATGATGCTCCTCAGGCATTGGATCTGCAGACACATCCGCATAATTGGGCCAGTTCTAGACATGGAAGTGATGGAACAGAGTTGAGGAGTGAATGTGAAATGAAATCACCTGTGGACACCAATGCTCTTTCTTGTGTGGCTTCCACAAATGTTTCTAGGAGCATTAAGCCATCAGGCCTTCGAATGCCATCACCGAAGATTGGATTTTTTGATGCG GAGAAAACTGCACTGCACACTCCCAGGGGAGGTTTGGGAGGAGTAAGAAGTGGTTTGCCTAAAGATGGACCCGGAATCAGTTGCCTCAATGGGAGTGCCATTAAAATCAAACCTGGTAAAGTACAACCTGCAAGAACTCTGGCTAGAACTGGGAAAGTGAAATCTGAATCTGAGCACACTAGAGTGCTGTGTCCTACATCAAGTGTAAAACCTAATTTTGCAGACCTCCATGAACAAGCAAATGCTTCACCAAAAGAAACTGGTGATGCAGTGAAATGTGGTACTGGTCCGAATGCAAAAGTCAGTGGTGGTATAGATCCATcgaagaataaaataatggcAAAAAGTGAAGGGCAGGTCTCTTTAAGAGTTATCAAGATTAGTCCCTCAAAAGAAGTTGGGACTTGTTATTCTAGTGAAAAGGAAAACTCGTTTGGAATTGAAGATCAGGTTGGTAATCTTATAAGAACTGTTGGAGTTATAGATCTCAGTCCAGATGTGCTGAATTGA
- the LOC122653238 gene encoding putative GPI-anchored protein pfl2 isoform X3: protein MDDSETERFQLFDVSFEDDCLIASPSGRTSNLRSSKNQKESDAADLIRQKERTPASSESFEPERTREVNKCNLRKSIAWDSAFFTSAGVLNPEELSIINRGFSKAEIPLLPGIQEDVRRSTESNSTFESDSLTLESIEIDLFEDLRSSIQKSSKCSNVTSSSCNSGPGEQGIQSLCSSKRVGLPSQNLMKPIAASKRQTVGIQSLGNTPKKASVCPHVVQPASKSRKPNSSSLKPPKILGMADPIAAAPTKRTFLSASRIKVEHNTTKAASGKGTPDVWSKKPKSGDSGSFTPRSSPSPKSSFSGSPSVSSVNRSGSTSSDSRGKSPANSWRNKTSSRNVNPAPFGSTRVESMRKSSTNKADSGNSHLSAHLMSMSKHYSSISPASSIDGWSSESSSSTSTINQRSNNSKTSKSPCSGFSVDNDAPQALDLQTHPHNWASSRHGSDGTELRSECEMKSPVDTNALSCVASTNVSRSIKPSGLRMPSPKIGFFDAEKTALSGLPKDGPGISCLNGSAIKIKPGKVQPARTLARTGKVKSESEHTRVLCPTSSVKPNFADLHEQANASPKETGDAVKCGTGPNAKVSGGIDPSKNKIMAKSEGQVSLRVIKISPSKEVGTCYSSEKENSFGIEDQVGNLIRTVGVIDLSPDVLN from the exons ATGGATGATAGTGAGACGGAGAGGTTTCAACTCTTCGATGTTTCATTTGAGGATGATTGCCTGATAGCTTCTCCTTCGGGCAGAACATCGAATCTTCGAAGTTCCA AAAATCAAAAGGAGAGTG ATGCAGCAGATTTGATTAGGCAAAAGGAACGGACACCTGCGTCATCTGAATCCTTTGAACCTGAAAGAACAAGAGAAGTTAACAAGTGTAACTTGCGCAAAAGTATCGCCTGGGATAGTGCTTTCTTCACAAGTGCTG GTGTTCTTAATCCTGAAGAGTTGTCTATCATAAATAGAGGATTCAGTAAAGCTGAAATACCTCTATTACCTGGGATTCAAGAAGATGTACGGAGATCTACTGAGTCCAACTCTACATTTGAGAGTGATTctttgacattggaaagcaTTGAGATTGATTTGTTTGAAGATCTAAGATCTTCAATTCAAAAATCCAGTAAATGTTCCAATGTGACATCTTCTAGTTGCAACTCAGGACCAGGAGAACAAGGAATCCAAAGTCTTTGCT CTTCAAAGAGGGTTGGGCTTCCTTCTCAAAATTTG ATGAAGCCCATAGCTGCTTCCAAGAGGCAAACCGTTGGCATTCAAAGCTTGGGAAATACCCCAAAGAAGGCTTCTGTATGTCCACATGTTGTGCAG CCTGCTTCTAAAAGTAGAAAGCCAAATTCATCATCTCTCAAGCCACCCAAGATACTAGGCATGGCTGACCCCATCGCAGCAGCTCCAACAAAAAGGACTTTTTTGAGTGCTAGCCGTATCAAAGTAGAACATAACACCACAAAAGCTGCTTCTG GTAAGGGGACCCCTGATGTGTGGTCCAAGAAACCTAAATCGGGTGATTCTGGCAGTTTTACCCCTAGGTCTTCACCATCCCCAAAGTCTTCCTTTTCAGGTTCTCCTTCTGTTTCCTCAGTTAATAGATCTGGAAGCACTTCATCTGATTCTAGGGGTAAATCTCCTGCAAACTCCTGGAGGAACAAAACCAGTTCTAGAAATGTTAATCCGGCTCCCTTTGGTTCAACCCGCGTGGAATCCAtgagaaaatcatcaacaaataaagCTGATTCTGGCAACTCTCATCTCTCTGCACACCTAATGTCTATGTCCAAGCATTATTCAAGCATATCACCAGCTAGTTCTATTGATGGTTGGTCTTCAGAATCATCTTCATCAACTTCTACTATCAACCAGAGGTCTAATAATTCAAAAACTAGTAAGTCGCCTTGCAGTGGGTTCTCTGTAGATAATGATGCTCCTCAGGCATTGGATCTGCAGACACATCCGCATAATTGGGCCAGTTCTAGACATGGAAGTGATGGAACAGAGTTGAGGAGTGAATGTGAAATGAAATCACCTGTGGACACCAATGCTCTTTCTTGTGTGGCTTCCACAAATGTTTCTAGGAGCATTAAGCCATCAGGCCTTCGAATGCCATCACCGAAGATTGGATTTTTTGATGCG GAGAAAACTGCACT AAGTGGTTTGCCTAAAGATGGACCCGGAATCAGTTGCCTCAATGGGAGTGCCATTAAAATCAAACCTGGTAAAGTACAACCTGCAAGAACTCTGGCTAGAACTGGGAAAGTGAAATCTGAATCTGAGCACACTAGAGTGCTGTGTCCTACATCAAGTGTAAAACCTAATTTTGCAGACCTCCATGAACAAGCAAATGCTTCACCAAAAGAAACTGGTGATGCAGTGAAATGTGGTACTGGTCCGAATGCAAAAGTCAGTGGTGGTATAGATCCATcgaagaataaaataatggcAAAAAGTGAAGGGCAGGTCTCTTTAAGAGTTATCAAGATTAGTCCCTCAAAAGAAGTTGGGACTTGTTATTCTAGTGAAAAGGAAAACTCGTTTGGAATTGAAGATCAGGTTGGTAATCTTATAAGAACTGTTGGAGTTATAGATCTCAGTCCAGATGTGCTGAATTGA
- the LOC122653238 gene encoding putative GPI-anchored protein pfl2 isoform X1: MDDSETERFQLFDVSFEDDCLIASPSGRTSNLRSSKNQKESDAADLIRQKERTPASSESFEPERTREVNKCNLRKSIAWDSAFFTSAGVLNPEELSIINRGFSKAEIPLLPGIQEDVRRSTESNSTFESDSLTLESIEIDLFEDLRSSIQKSSKCSNVTSSSCNSGPGEQGIQSLCSSKRVGLPSQNLMKPIAASKRQTVGIQSLGNTPKKASVCPHVVQPASKSRKPNSSSLKPPKILGMADPIAAAPTKRTFLSASRIKVEHNTTKAASGKGTPDVWSKKPKSGDSGSFTPRSSPSPKSSFSGSPSVSSVNRSGSTSSDSRGKSPANSWRNKTSSRNVNPAPFGSTRVESMRKSSTNKADSGNSHLSAHLMSMSKHYSSISPASSIDGWSSESSSSTSTINQRSNNSKTSKSPCSGFSVDNDAPQALDLQTHPHNWASSRHGSDGTELRSECEMKSPVDTNALSCVASTNVSRSIKPSGLRMPSPKIGFFDAEKTALHTPRGGLGGVRSGLPKDGPGISCLNGSAIKIKPGKVQPARTLARTGKVKSESEHTRVLCPTSSVKPNFADLHEQANASPKETGDAVKCGTGPNAKVSGGIDPSKNKIMAKSEGQVSLRVIKISPSKEVGTCYSSEKENSFGIEDQVGNLIRTVGVIDLSPDVLN; the protein is encoded by the exons ATGGATGATAGTGAGACGGAGAGGTTTCAACTCTTCGATGTTTCATTTGAGGATGATTGCCTGATAGCTTCTCCTTCGGGCAGAACATCGAATCTTCGAAGTTCCA AAAATCAAAAGGAGAGTG ATGCAGCAGATTTGATTAGGCAAAAGGAACGGACACCTGCGTCATCTGAATCCTTTGAACCTGAAAGAACAAGAGAAGTTAACAAGTGTAACTTGCGCAAAAGTATCGCCTGGGATAGTGCTTTCTTCACAAGTGCTG GTGTTCTTAATCCTGAAGAGTTGTCTATCATAAATAGAGGATTCAGTAAAGCTGAAATACCTCTATTACCTGGGATTCAAGAAGATGTACGGAGATCTACTGAGTCCAACTCTACATTTGAGAGTGATTctttgacattggaaagcaTTGAGATTGATTTGTTTGAAGATCTAAGATCTTCAATTCAAAAATCCAGTAAATGTTCCAATGTGACATCTTCTAGTTGCAACTCAGGACCAGGAGAACAAGGAATCCAAAGTCTTTGCT CTTCAAAGAGGGTTGGGCTTCCTTCTCAAAATTTG ATGAAGCCCATAGCTGCTTCCAAGAGGCAAACCGTTGGCATTCAAAGCTTGGGAAATACCCCAAAGAAGGCTTCTGTATGTCCACATGTTGTGCAG CCTGCTTCTAAAAGTAGAAAGCCAAATTCATCATCTCTCAAGCCACCCAAGATACTAGGCATGGCTGACCCCATCGCAGCAGCTCCAACAAAAAGGACTTTTTTGAGTGCTAGCCGTATCAAAGTAGAACATAACACCACAAAAGCTGCTTCTG GTAAGGGGACCCCTGATGTGTGGTCCAAGAAACCTAAATCGGGTGATTCTGGCAGTTTTACCCCTAGGTCTTCACCATCCCCAAAGTCTTCCTTTTCAGGTTCTCCTTCTGTTTCCTCAGTTAATAGATCTGGAAGCACTTCATCTGATTCTAGGGGTAAATCTCCTGCAAACTCCTGGAGGAACAAAACCAGTTCTAGAAATGTTAATCCGGCTCCCTTTGGTTCAACCCGCGTGGAATCCAtgagaaaatcatcaacaaataaagCTGATTCTGGCAACTCTCATCTCTCTGCACACCTAATGTCTATGTCCAAGCATTATTCAAGCATATCACCAGCTAGTTCTATTGATGGTTGGTCTTCAGAATCATCTTCATCAACTTCTACTATCAACCAGAGGTCTAATAATTCAAAAACTAGTAAGTCGCCTTGCAGTGGGTTCTCTGTAGATAATGATGCTCCTCAGGCATTGGATCTGCAGACACATCCGCATAATTGGGCCAGTTCTAGACATGGAAGTGATGGAACAGAGTTGAGGAGTGAATGTGAAATGAAATCACCTGTGGACACCAATGCTCTTTCTTGTGTGGCTTCCACAAATGTTTCTAGGAGCATTAAGCCATCAGGCCTTCGAATGCCATCACCGAAGATTGGATTTTTTGATGCG GAGAAAACTGCACTGCACACTCCCAGGGGAGGTTTGGGAGGAGTAAGAAGTGGTTTGCCTAAAGATGGACCCGGAATCAGTTGCCTCAATGGGAGTGCCATTAAAATCAAACCTGGTAAAGTACAACCTGCAAGAACTCTGGCTAGAACTGGGAAAGTGAAATCTGAATCTGAGCACACTAGAGTGCTGTGTCCTACATCAAGTGTAAAACCTAATTTTGCAGACCTCCATGAACAAGCAAATGCTTCACCAAAAGAAACTGGTGATGCAGTGAAATGTGGTACTGGTCCGAATGCAAAAGTCAGTGGTGGTATAGATCCATcgaagaataaaataatggcAAAAAGTGAAGGGCAGGTCTCTTTAAGAGTTATCAAGATTAGTCCCTCAAAAGAAGTTGGGACTTGTTATTCTAGTGAAAAGGAAAACTCGTTTGGAATTGAAGATCAGGTTGGTAATCTTATAAGAACTGTTGGAGTTATAGATCTCAGTCCAGATGTGCTGAATTGA
- the LOC122649699 gene encoding dof zinc finger protein DOF3.2 produces MDPSNAPQQAMSSQSVEDVLGYPKPQQERRLRPQPEQALKCPRCDSTNTKFCYYNNYSLSQPRYFCKACRRYWTKGGSLRNVPVGGGCRKNKRSSSSSSSSSKRMTQDQSLTETNSSNPIHNLPSFAYDSNDLTLAFARLHKQPTRQLGFDDHENSILGNPNNPTHFDILGNPDNTTTTAAGPGFLDALRSGFLDTSSNGFHNFSFGYGNGNMGELESGGAASCGGGGGGGEMMFPYEEIGGATATNATVTTIKQEFRRGKDGENRILYGFPWQVSGEGSMGVVDSGRENWNGFGSSWHGLVNSTPLM; encoded by the exons ATGGATCCTTCAAACGCCCCACAGCAG GCAATGTCTAGCCAATCAGTAGAAGATGTGTTGGGTTATCCAAAACCACAGCAGGAGAGGAGGCTAAGGCCACAACCAGAACAAGCACTCAAGTGTCCTAGATGTGATTCCACCAATACCAAGTTCTGTTACTACAACAACTACAGTCTCTCACAGCCCAGGTACTTCTGCAAGGCTTGTAGAAGGTATTGGACTAAAGGAGGGTCACTTAGAAATGTTCCAGTTGGTGGAGGTTGCAGGAAGAACAAGcgatcttcatcatcatcatcatcatcatcaaaaaggatGACACAAGACCAATCTCTCACTGAAACTAACTCTTCCAACCCAATTCATAACCTCCCATCCTTTGCTTATGACTCCAATGACCTCACCCTTGCCTTTGCTAGACTCCACAAACAACCCACTAGGCAGTTAGGTTTTGATGACCATGAGAATTCTATTCTTGGAAACCCTAATAATCCCACCCATTTTGATATCCTTGGAAACCCTGataacaccaccaccactgcagCTGGTCCTGGTTTTCTTGATGCACTTAGAAGTGGGTTTCTTGATACTTCCTCAAATGGGTTTCATAATTTCTCCTTTGGGTATGGGAATGGAAACATGGGAGAGTTAGAAAGTGGTGGTGCCGCCAGCTgcggcggcggcggtggtggtggtgagatgATGTTCCCTTATGAGGAAATTGGTGGTGCAACAGCAACAAATGCAACAGTAACAACTATCAAACAAGAGTTcagaagaggaaaagatggagaGAATAGAATTTTGTATGGGTTTCCATGGCAAGTTAGTGGAGAAGGAAGCATGGGTGTTGTAGACTCTGGAAGAGAGAATTGGAATGGATTTGGTTCCTCTTGGCATGGACTTGTTAACAGTACTCCTCTGATGTAG